In Lusitaniella coriacea LEGE 07157, one genomic interval encodes:
- a CDS encoding Uma2 family endonuclease: MTTSPPRIVLPAPFPDHTQLPEENGEFVKNFQEHPQSILLTDSIGSVLQRLHPDGQYAVGQDCGIYWRQTDPPERGAESPDWFYVPRVPPKFDGDIRHSYVLWREFIAPSIALEFASGDGSEERDTTPISWDKSERTKPGKFWIYEQIMRIPYYGIYEIKTERLEVFRLAGGSYQPLEVNERGHYPIESMGVELGLWEGSYQNQTQRWLRWWDSEGNLLLTGGEWAEQAERERDEEAQARREAVPKLLGMGLTTEQVAEALSLPVEEVRRLNRE; the protein is encoded by the coding sequence ATGACAACCAGCCCACCCCGCATTGTACTGCCTGCCCCTTTCCCCGACCATACGCAACTGCCGGAGGAAAACGGAGAATTTGTGAAAAATTTTCAAGAACATCCCCAAAGCATCCTCCTCACCGACTCCATCGGTTCGGTTTTGCAGCGTTTGCACCCTGACGGACAGTACGCAGTGGGCCAGGACTGCGGAATTTATTGGCGACAAACCGACCCCCCCGAACGCGGTGCAGAATCCCCAGACTGGTTTTACGTGCCGAGAGTCCCGCCCAAGTTCGACGGTGACATTCGCCATTCTTACGTCCTATGGCGGGAGTTCATCGCGCCGTCGATTGCCTTGGAATTTGCCTCTGGGGATGGTTCTGAAGAACGGGATACCACCCCGATTTCCTGGGATAAGAGCGAGAGAACCAAACCTGGAAAATTTTGGATTTACGAGCAAATTATGCGAATTCCCTACTACGGGATTTATGAAATTAAAACCGAACGGTTGGAAGTGTTTCGGCTTGCGGGCGGTTCCTATCAACCTTTAGAGGTCAACGAACGAGGGCATTATCCTATCGAGTCGATGGGGGTGGAATTGGGTTTGTGGGAAGGGAGCTACCAAAATCAAACCCAACGTTGGTTACGCTGGTGGGATAGCGAGGGGAATCTTTTGTTAACAGGGGGCGAATGGGCTGAACAAGCCGAACGCGAAAGAGACGAAGAAGCCCAAGCACGGCGAGAAGCAGTTCCCAAGTTGCTAGGAATGGGTTTGACCACAGAACAGGTTGCTGAAGCGTTGAGTTTGCCTGTAGAGGAGGTGCGGCGATTGAATAGGGAGTAA
- a CDS encoding NAD(P)H-hydrate dehydratase — protein MEWSNNRQETIERVVVSAEQMRQIEGRIFSAGMPVEALMEKVAGLLTARIVATYPLEKFSSVGVLVGPGHNGGDALVIARELHLQGYKVSIFCPFSKLKPLTGSHASYARSLSIPFYDRAHPLKNSQFLIDGLFGFGLTRELSGELAAEVEEINSWSQPIASIDLPSGIHTDTGAVLGTAVKATQTFCLGLWKRAFFQDAALSHCGRATLIDFGIPLADIRAILEPVPTIERVTNATMREHLPLPRPPVTHKYKQGHLLLICGSRRYCGGAILTGLGARASGVGMLSIAVPESLKLLLVSHLPEALIVGCPETKTGAIAEFPDVLDDLEQFSAIVCGPGLTLDARSRVREILNVNAPLILDADALNCLAQWGTTSTLAQRQGETILTPHLGEFKRLFPDFNYPLQDAIASAQNAAAQSGAIIVLKGARTAIAHPNGSVKIVPESTPALARGGSGDVLAGLIGGLVAQPTTDIAATVATAATWHARAGLLAAGERTELGVDAHTLGQFLTPALAEILAYPLL, from the coding sequence ATGGAATGGTCAAATAACCGACAGGAAACAATCGAACGAGTTGTTGTCAGTGCGGAGCAAATGCGGCAGATTGAAGGGCGAATTTTTTCTGCTGGAATGCCTGTTGAGGCGTTGATGGAAAAAGTTGCGGGGTTATTAACCGCTCGAATTGTCGCAACCTATCCTTTAGAAAAATTTTCCAGTGTCGGGGTTTTGGTGGGGCCCGGACATAATGGGGGCGATGCGCTCGTAATAGCGCGGGAATTGCATTTACAAGGCTATAAAGTTAGCATCTTTTGCCCTTTTTCTAAACTGAAGCCTCTAACGGGGAGCCATGCGAGTTATGCCCGAAGTTTGAGCATTCCTTTTTACGATCGCGCCCACCCATTAAAAAACTCCCAATTCCTGATTGACGGGTTGTTTGGCTTTGGTTTGACTCGCGAACTTTCGGGGGAACTTGCCGCAGAGGTAGAGGAAATTAATTCGTGGTCGCAACCTATTGCAAGTATCGATCTCCCGTCAGGAATTCACACAGATACGGGGGCAGTTTTGGGAACTGCGGTCAAAGCCACGCAAACCTTTTGTTTGGGGTTGTGGAAACGGGCTTTTTTCCAGGATGCAGCATTGTCCCATTGCGGTCGCGCCACTTTAATTGATTTTGGCATTCCTCTTGCAGACATACGCGCAATTCTCGAACCCGTACCTACAATTGAGCGCGTTACCAACGCAACGATGCGAGAACACCTGCCCCTTCCTCGCCCCCCCGTCACCCATAAATACAAACAAGGACATTTGCTCCTGATTTGCGGTTCCCGACGCTATTGCGGCGGTGCGATTTTAACGGGTTTGGGTGCGAGGGCAAGTGGGGTGGGAATGCTGTCTATTGCCGTTCCCGAATCTCTCAAGCTCTTACTTGTCAGCCATTTGCCCGAAGCGTTGATTGTGGGCTGTCCGGAGACAAAAACTGGAGCAATTGCCGAATTTCCCGATGTTTTGGACGATTTGGAACAATTCAGCGCTATTGTTTGCGGGCCCGGTTTAACTTTAGATGCGCGATCGCGCGTTCGAGAAATTCTAAATGTAAATGCACCCCTAATTTTAGATGCCGATGCTCTCAATTGCCTCGCCCAATGGGGAACGACCTCAACCCTCGCCCAACGCCAAGGGGAAACAATCCTTACGCCCCATCTCGGTGAATTTAAGCGCTTGTTCCCCGATTTCAATTATCCCTTGCAAGACGCGATCGCGTCCGCCCAAAACGCCGCAGCCCAGAGTGGAGCCATTATAGTCCTCAAAGGAGCCAGAACCGCGATCGCGCACCCTAATGGATCGGTAAAAATCGTCCCCGAAAGTACGCCCGCCCTCGCACGGGGAGGGAGTGGAGATGTCCTCGCGGGTTTAATTGGGGGTTTGGTCGCGCAACCCACAACCGATATCGCCGCAACCGTCGCCACCGCAGCCACTTGGCACGCCCGTGCAGGGCTTCTCGCCGCAGGAGAACGCACCGAATTGGGCGTTGATGCCCACACCCTCGGACAATTTTTAACACCCGCACTGGCGGAGATTTTGGCTTATCCCCTTCTATAG
- the cysK gene encoding cysteine synthase A, protein MHIAQNITELVGRTPLVQLNRIPQAEGCVAQILVKLEGMNPAASVKDRIGVNMVAAAEKEGKITPGKTVLVEPTSGNTGIALAMTAAAKGYKLILTMPESMSLERRAMLRAYGAQLELTPAKAGMKGAIQRAQELVDSTPDAFMPQQFRNPANPEVHRLTTAEEIWEDTDGKIDILIAGVGTGGTITGIAEAIKSRKPEFKAIAVEPTNSPILSGGEPGPHKIQGIGAGFVPEVLRVDLIDEVVTVTDEDAIALGRRLAREEGILSGISSGAALGAAIQVAKRPENEGKLIVMIQPSFGERYLSTPLFKDLEERELSAV, encoded by the coding sequence ATGCATATTGCTCAAAATATTACCGAGTTGGTCGGGCGAACTCCTCTCGTTCAACTCAATCGCATTCCTCAAGCAGAAGGCTGTGTCGCTCAAATTCTGGTCAAACTCGAAGGAATGAACCCAGCAGCCTCCGTAAAAGACCGAATTGGAGTCAATATGGTTGCTGCTGCTGAAAAAGAGGGAAAAATCACCCCCGGTAAAACCGTATTAGTCGAACCCACCTCTGGCAATACAGGAATTGCCCTCGCTATGACGGCTGCGGCGAAGGGATACAAACTCATTTTAACGATGCCAGAAAGTATGAGTTTGGAACGGCGAGCCATGTTACGGGCTTATGGCGCACAGTTAGAACTCACTCCCGCAAAAGCAGGGATGAAAGGTGCAATTCAACGGGCGCAAGAATTGGTGGACTCGACTCCCGATGCCTTTATGCCGCAACAGTTTCGTAATCCCGCGAACCCCGAAGTTCATCGCCTCACCACCGCAGAGGAAATTTGGGAGGACACCGACGGAAAGATCGATATTTTGATTGCTGGCGTGGGAACGGGGGGAACAATTACAGGGATTGCAGAAGCGATTAAATCGCGCAAACCAGAATTTAAAGCGATCGCGGTCGAACCAACCAATAGTCCTATTCTCTCAGGCGGCGAACCAGGGCCCCATAAGATTCAAGGGATTGGCGCAGGGTTCGTTCCAGAGGTCTTGAGGGTCGATTTAATTGATGAAGTGGTGACGGTTACAGATGAGGACGCGATCGCGTTAGGTCGTCGTTTAGCCCGCGAGGAGGGCATCCTTTCTGGCATTTCCTCCGGTGCTGCTCTCGGTGCGGCAATTCAAGTGGCAAAACGTCCGGAAAACGAAGGCAAACTCATCGTCATGATTCAACCGAGTTTTGGGGAACGCTACCTCAGTACGCCGTTGTTTAAAGATTTAGAAGAACGAGAATTGAGTGCCGTTTGA
- a CDS encoding PEP-CTERM sorting domain-containing protein (PEP-CTERM proteins occur, often in large numbers, in the proteomes of bacteria that also encode an exosortase, a predicted intramembrane cysteine proteinase. The presence of a PEP-CTERM domain at a protein's C-terminus predicts cleavage within the sorting domain, followed by covalent anchoring to some some component of the (usually Gram-negative) cell surface. Many PEP-CTERM proteins exhibit an unusual sequence composition that includes large numbers of potential glycosylation sites. Expression of one such protein has been shown restore the ability of a bacterium to form floc, a type of biofilm.): MHILKQTFLMLVPGIVGTNFLAMPAMAISFNFSFDNALNGGGAVTGVIRGLEEGTGAATSVEVLSNTTGFGLGEYIGSPSSNSWTVMGGELIAFDFISFGIRNTPPATTDSTLFFNSSELMGASFRAGVNSNISSVITGRSGVTTEDIALTFTQFTQLDDEPESVPEPASVLSLFAIGAVATGSVLKRKEAFNQR; encoded by the coding sequence ATGCATATTTTAAAGCAAACCTTTTTGATGTTGGTTCCTGGCATCGTTGGAACGAATTTTCTAGCCATGCCTGCTATGGCGATTAGCTTTAATTTTTCCTTTGACAATGCGTTGAATGGGGGTGGAGCTGTAACAGGCGTAATCCGAGGGTTAGAGGAAGGAACTGGAGCAGCAACAAGTGTTGAAGTGTTGAGCAACACCACAGGCTTTGGTCTTGGGGAGTATATTGGAAGCCCTAGCTCAAACTCTTGGACTGTGATGGGTGGGGAACTGATTGCGTTTGATTTCATCTCATTCGGTATTCGCAATACCCCCCCTGCTACAACAGATTCCACACTTTTTTTCAATTCGAGTGAATTGATGGGTGCTTCATTTCGAGCGGGAGTTAACTCAAATATTAGTAGCGTCATTACTGGCCGTTCCGGTGTTACAACTGAGGATATCGCCTTAACCTTTACTCAATTTACTCAACTAGATGACGAGCCTGAATCTGTTCCAGAACCCGCCAGCGTCTTGAGTCTCTTCGCAATTGGCGCAGTTGCCACCGGGTCAGTACTCAAGCGCAAGGAAGCTTTTAATCAACGCTAA
- a CDS encoding patatin-like phospholipase family protein, with amino-acid sequence MVYRILSLDGGGIRGVLSAQILASLETLIDRPLHEYFDMIAGTSTGSIVAASLVLEKSAKQIVELYRKNGSTIFPYWGKTSYLSPKRFKLLLNYGLSAPKFSNQGLCDVLKQEFSETKTVTDITLSSGRKPKLLIFSYDTVSRSPIVFKSWRTSNWYADVTLWEACACSASAPTFFPAYQVSGGGKSCAAIDGGVAANNPVTGAIAEAINLGEKIEDIRVLSIGTGEYASGFPYKDVKQWGVLQWAGHIIDVLMDAPVDISDYVARQLINTQDRETDHYIRLQPLLSNTYLRDLFDAELERQLPIGISRRNLKLTTAMDNASRENIEALIALGKAYVKNGKCSEKLTVRQKIQDFIDEARGGD; translated from the coding sequence ATGGTGTATCGCATTCTCAGCTTAGACGGAGGGGGCATTCGAGGGGTTTTATCCGCGCAAATTCTGGCAAGTTTAGAAACCCTAATCGATCGACCGTTACACGAATATTTTGACATGATTGCCGGAACCTCGACGGGTTCGATTGTCGCGGCGAGTCTCGTTCTGGAGAAAAGTGCGAAACAAATCGTCGAACTGTATCGCAAAAACGGCAGCACTATCTTTCCTTACTGGGGAAAAACCAGCTATCTTTCTCCAAAACGGTTTAAGTTGCTGCTTAATTACGGTCTTTCTGCGCCCAAATTTTCCAATCAAGGGTTGTGCGACGTTCTCAAGCAAGAATTTAGCGAAACGAAGACGGTGACTGACATTACGCTTTCAAGTGGTAGGAAGCCAAAACTCCTCATTTTTTCCTACGACACGGTTTCCCGCAGTCCCATCGTGTTCAAGAGTTGGCGCACGAGCAATTGGTACGCCGACGTTACCCTATGGGAAGCTTGTGCTTGTTCCGCATCCGCACCCACCTTTTTTCCCGCCTATCAAGTGAGTGGTGGGGGTAAAAGCTGTGCGGCGATTGATGGCGGTGTTGCGGCGAATAATCCGGTTACGGGCGCGATCGCGGAAGCGATAAATTTAGGAGAAAAGATTGAGGATATCCGCGTTCTGTCGATTGGAACGGGAGAATACGCTTCGGGATTTCCCTACAAGGATGTGAAACAATGGGGCGTATTACAATGGGCGGGACATATCATTGACGTGTTGATGGATGCTCCGGTTGATATCAGCGACTACGTGGCAAGGCAATTGATTAATACACAAGACCGCGAAACCGACCATTATATTCGCCTGCAACCCCTCCTCTCCAACACATATTTGAGGGATTTGTTTGATGCGGAACTCGAACGCCAACTTCCCATCGGAATCAGCCGCAGAAATCTTAAACTGACAACAGCAATGGACAATGCCAGTCGAGAGAATATTGAGGCACTCATTGCTTTGGGGAAAGCTTACGTGAAAAATGGCAAATGTAGCGAGAAACTCACCGTTCGACAAAAAATTCAAGATTTTATCGACGAAGCACGTGGGGGCGATTGA
- a CDS encoding tetratricopeptide repeat protein, whose protein sequence is MEQAFYDRGLEKSSQKKYAEAIKEFDRAIRVNSQFLSAYYQRGLAYFDLGDFRRAIADFNETLHLDPFYAKAHCSRGLAHLAAGNPQAALKDANRAVELDITYAQAYSLRGVLFRRLNNPAIAIGNLKKAAELYLEIQDKVNCRRCLQQIEDIKKSRPPDKPKPTPPEFWEELKNKVLRGDLREALDDCDWLLRINRQDPKTYYHRGRIYLEWGNTAAAIEDFKKAAEYFQKQGNEIEMQRMFDLLQQLRSNPPRYAERTTPTPPPFIPDIPSPRTILHHKLYRLVGNWEIAQGLVKRLKNSHPGNPEEWYWEKAIYDIERDRGR, encoded by the coding sequence ATGGAGCAAGCATTTTACGATCGCGGATTGGAGAAATCCAGTCAAAAAAAGTACGCGGAGGCGATTAAAGAATTCGATCGCGCGATTCGAGTCAATTCGCAATTTTTATCCGCCTATTATCAACGGGGATTGGCGTATTTCGATCTGGGGGATTTTCGGCGCGCGATCGCGGATTTCAACGAAACCCTTCACCTCGATCCTTTCTACGCTAAAGCTCATTGTAGCAGGGGTTTAGCTCATCTCGCCGCAGGCAACCCCCAAGCGGCACTCAAAGATGCCAATCGAGCGGTTGAATTGGATATTACCTATGCTCAAGCCTACAGTTTGCGAGGCGTTCTATTCCGCCGTCTCAATAATCCCGCGATCGCGATCGGCAATCTCAAAAAAGCCGCAGAACTTTACTTAGAAATACAAGATAAAGTCAATTGCCGACGATGTTTGCAGCAAATCGAAGATATCAAGAAATCCCGTCCTCCCGACAAACCCAAACCCACGCCGCCAGAATTTTGGGAAGAACTAAAAAATAAAGTCCTTCGCGGCGATCTTCGGGAAGCGCTGGATGATTGCGATTGGCTGTTGCGCATCAATCGCCAAGACCCCAAAACTTACTACCATCGCGGTAGAATTTATCTAGAATGGGGCAATACTGCTGCCGCCATTGAGGATTTCAAAAAAGCCGCAGAATATTTTCAAAAGCAAGGAAATGAGATAGAAATGCAGCGAATGTTCGACTTGCTTCAACAATTGCGCTCGAATCCTCCCCGTTACGCCGAGAGAACAACGCCGACACCTCCTCCTTTCATTCCCGATATCCCCTCACCCCGAACAATCCTCCACCACAAACTGTATCGTTTAGTGGGCAATTGGGAAATTGCTCAGGGACTCGTCAAACGCTTGAAAAACTCGCATCCCGGCAATCCAGAAGAGTGGTATTGGGAAAAAGCGATTTATGACATAGAGCGCGATCGCGGTAGATAA
- a CDS encoding alkene reductase, which produces MSSETTLFSPVQLGGNTLPNRMVMAPMTRLRANGTIPTELMATYYAQRASAGLIITECTMVSPFSSGYMNCPGIYTTEQVEGWKLVTQAVHEKDGKIFLQLWHSGRVTHPALLNGESPIAPSAIAGIGQLHTPIGKVDLPTPRALETEEIPTIIEQFRQGAENAIEAGFNGIELHGAFGYLIDQFLQDGSNQRTDRYGGSIENRARFLLEVVDAVTKVWGGDRVGIKLSPSNTFYGMRDSDPKAIFSYVINALNDFNLAYIHLMEPNEIDLANADVINPVLPVFRPIYNGTIITNGGYEKVSGNRAIATEQAELVSYGKLFLANPDLPQRFKVDASLNEPNPKTFYGRGDNNLEVGYTDYPSLEA; this is translated from the coding sequence ATGAGTTCTGAAACTACTCTTTTTTCTCCCGTGCAGTTGGGGGGTAATACTTTACCCAATCGGATGGTAATGGCTCCCATGACTCGCTTGCGAGCGAATGGTACAATTCCCACCGAATTAATGGCAACCTATTACGCTCAAAGAGCCTCAGCCGGATTAATTATTACCGAGTGTACGATGGTTTCTCCCTTCAGTAGCGGTTACATGAATTGTCCGGGAATTTATACTACCGAGCAAGTGGAAGGGTGGAAATTAGTGACTCAAGCCGTTCATGAGAAGGATGGAAAAATTTTCTTGCAACTGTGGCATAGCGGACGGGTTACACACCCGGCTTTATTGAATGGAGAGTCACCTATTGCACCTAGCGCGATCGCGGGAATTGGACAACTCCATACTCCCATTGGAAAGGTAGATTTGCCAACACCTCGCGCCTTAGAAACTGAAGAAATTCCGACCATTATCGAGCAATTTCGTCAAGGTGCAGAAAATGCAATAGAAGCTGGTTTTAATGGAATCGAATTGCACGGTGCTTTCGGCTATCTTATCGATCAATTCTTACAAGATGGTTCCAATCAACGTACCGATCGATATGGCGGTTCAATTGAAAATCGCGCTCGTTTTTTACTGGAAGTGGTTGATGCTGTTACAAAAGTTTGGGGTGGCGATCGCGTTGGCATTAAACTATCCCCTAGTAACACTTTCTATGGAATGAGGGATTCCGATCCCAAAGCTATATTTAGTTATGTAATTAATGCTCTAAATGATTTCAACTTAGCTTATATCCATTTAATGGAACCCAATGAAATAGATTTGGCAAATGCCGATGTTATTAATCCTGTTTTGCCTGTTTTTCGACCGATTTATAATGGAACGATAATTACGAATGGCGGCTATGAAAAAGTGAGTGGAAATCGAGCAATTGCGACAGAACAAGCAGAATTAGTTTCTTATGGTAAGCTTTTTCTTGCAAATCCCGACTTACCCCAAAGATTCAAAGTTGATGCATCTCTGAACGAACCCAATCCCAAAACTTTTTATGGTCGTGGAGATAACAATTTGGAAGTGGGATATACGGATTATCCCTCACTTGAAGCTTAG
- a CDS encoding pirin family protein has translation MIAIRPTNERGAVNLGWLDSKHTFSFGNYYDPNHISFASLRVINEDKVQPSKGFGTHGHKDMEIVTYVLEGELEHKDNIGNSSIIRPGEVQRMSAGTGILHSEYNPSNEKSVHFLQIWIFPNQNKLEPSYEQKMFGEEETRGKLRLVGSQEGREGSVTIHQDVNLYATSLAKDEAVHHNTSSQRKVWVQVARGAVTLNNRSLETGDGAAISEEDSITLQGMTDGTEVLLFDMA, from the coding sequence ATGATTGCGATTCGTCCCACAAATGAAAGAGGTGCGGTTAACCTGGGTTGGCTCGATAGCAAACATACTTTTTCTTTCGGGAACTACTACGATCCTAACCATATAAGTTTTGCCAGTCTCCGAGTCATCAATGAAGACAAAGTACAACCGAGTAAAGGATTCGGAACCCACGGACACAAAGACATGGAAATCGTCACCTATGTCTTAGAAGGGGAACTAGAACACAAAGACAATATTGGTAATAGTTCAATTATTCGTCCTGGAGAAGTGCAGCGAATGTCTGCGGGGACGGGCATTCTCCATAGCGAGTATAATCCATCCAATGAAAAATCGGTTCATTTCCTACAAATTTGGATTTTTCCCAACCAAAATAAACTAGAACCCAGCTACGAACAAAAGATGTTCGGAGAAGAGGAAACACGAGGCAAATTAAGATTAGTGGGTTCGCAAGAGGGTAGAGAGGGTTCAGTAACAATTCACCAAGACGTAAATTTGTACGCAACATCTTTGGCAAAAGATGAAGCCGTTCATCACAATACGTCTAGCCAAAGAAAGGTATGGGTTCAAGTTGCAAGAGGTGCTGTAACACTCAACAATCGTTCTCTTGAAACAGGAGATGGTGCAGCTATTTCCGAGGAAGATAGCATTACTCTCCAAGGGATGACGGATGGTACGGAAGTTCTTCTATTTGATATGGCTTAG
- a CDS encoding LysR family transcriptional regulator: protein MDKFESLRAFSRVVEEGGFAAAARKMEMSRSAVNKLVANLENELGVQLLYRTTRKVTPTDTGRAFYERCVEILTSLAEAEQLASEQHGEPKGTIKINAPMSFGTLYLGAIASDFMVRYPEIKVQLTLDDRFVDAIAEGYDLVVRIAKPTESASLVVRPIIPIERVLCAAPAYLEKRGIPQHPQDLKQHSCLHYGYLATGSQWQFEDGTERYTIAINGVFCSNNGEVLRDAAVRGLGIALLPRFIVENELNNGTVQQILMNYRLPEIVLSVIYPVNRHLSTKVRLLTEFLEECLKLPQRKSVK from the coding sequence ATGGATAAATTTGAAAGCCTGCGCGCTTTCTCTCGCGTGGTGGAAGAGGGGGGATTTGCGGCGGCGGCGCGAAAAATGGAAATGTCCCGTTCTGCGGTGAATAAGTTGGTTGCAAACTTAGAGAATGAATTGGGGGTGCAATTGCTGTACCGCACGACTCGGAAAGTGACCCCAACGGATACAGGGAGAGCATTCTACGAGCGTTGTGTGGAGATTTTGACAAGTTTAGCAGAAGCGGAGCAACTTGCGTCCGAGCAGCACGGCGAACCGAAAGGAACGATTAAGATTAATGCACCGATGTCTTTTGGGACGTTATATTTGGGCGCGATCGCGTCTGATTTTATGGTGCGCTATCCAGAGATTAAGGTGCAACTCACTCTCGACGATCGATTTGTGGACGCGATCGCGGAAGGTTACGATTTAGTGGTGCGAATCGCTAAACCCACGGAGTCTGCGAGTTTAGTGGTTCGTCCCATTATTCCCATTGAACGAGTACTATGTGCCGCACCCGCTTACCTGGAAAAACGCGGCATTCCCCAACATCCCCAGGATTTAAAACAACATTCTTGCTTGCACTACGGTTACTTGGCGACGGGGAGTCAATGGCAATTTGAGGATGGAACAGAGCGATATACTATTGCGATTAACGGAGTCTTCTGTTCCAATAATGGGGAAGTTTTGCGAGATGCGGCGGTGCGAGGGTTAGGAATTGCACTGCTACCTCGATTTATTGTGGAAAATGAGTTGAACAATGGCACAGTTCAGCAAATTTTAATGAATTATCGCCTTCCAGAAATTGTTTTGAGTGTTATTTATCCCGTCAATCGCCATCTCTCAACGAAGGTACGATTATTAACAGAATTTTTGGAGGAATGCTTAAAACTACCCCAAAGAAAAAGTGTTAAATAG
- a CDS encoding ABC transporter permease, whose protein sequence is MSQSITPSNFKSLAPNPEMQGQMGDLGNPISEFIQETLALTKRLFIQLKRRPSTLIAGVIQPLMWLILFGALFYQAPQGFLGTDISYGKFLAPGVIVFTAFSGALNAGLPVMFDREFGFLNRLLVAPLATRYSIVAASTIYIISLAFIQTAVIVAASAFLGAGLPGFAGLSAIALLVFLVVLGVTALSLGLAFALPGHIELIAVIFVTNLPLLFASTALAPLSFMANWLQWIASLNPLTYAIEPIRYIYLNDGWGLGSTVMEAPWGTLNFATVLLVLLVFDAAILFAIQPLLRRRFA, encoded by the coding sequence ATGAGCCAATCTATTACGCCATCTAACTTCAAAAGCCTCGCACCTAATCCAGAAATGCAAGGGCAAATGGGCGATTTGGGCAATCCTATTTCCGAATTTATACAGGAAACTCTCGCCCTCACTAAGCGCCTCTTTATTCAACTGAAACGCCGCCCTTCAACCCTGATTGCAGGGGTGATTCAGCCATTGATGTGGTTGATTCTTTTTGGCGCGCTATTTTATCAAGCCCCCCAAGGATTTTTAGGAACGGATATTAGCTACGGTAAATTTCTCGCACCGGGTGTTATTGTTTTTACCGCTTTTTCTGGGGCGTTGAATGCGGGATTGCCCGTCATGTTCGATCGCGAATTTGGGTTTCTCAATCGCTTGCTGGTTGCGCCTTTAGCGACTCGCTACTCTATTGTTGCCGCATCGACAATTTATATTATCAGCCTTGCTTTCATTCAAACGGCGGTGATTGTTGCGGCGAGTGCCTTTCTGGGGGCGGGTTTGCCTGGTTTTGCCGGGTTGAGCGCGATCGCGCTGCTCGTCTTTTTGGTGGTTTTAGGCGTAACGGCGTTAAGTTTGGGGTTGGCTTTTGCCCTTCCCGGACACATCGAATTGATTGCTGTTATCTTTGTCACTAACCTGCCTTTACTTTTTGCCAGTACAGCCCTTGCACCCCTCTCCTTTATGGCAAATTGGTTGCAGTGGATTGCCTCTCTGAACCCTTTAACCTACGCGATTGAACCCATCCGCTATATTTACCTGAACGACGGTTGGGGACTCGGAAGCACCGTCATGGAAGCACCGTGGGGAACCCTGAATTTTGCAACCGTTCTTCTGGTATTGCTCGTTTTTGATGCAGCAATCTTATTTGCAATTCAACCCTTATTGCGCCGTCGTTTTGCTTAG